A part of Melittangium boletus DSM 14713 genomic DNA contains:
- a CDS encoding heavy metal translocating P-type ATPase — MAHEHMRSYAPLADLGHGLPPDSEGTALDPVCGMSVNPNAPKGGTHLHDGKTYFFCNPKCRERFAAEPRKYLEPKAEQERVPSPPGTRWSCPMDPEVLQDHPGACPRCGMALEPLTVLPEEQPDPEQLSMTRRFWAGVVLTLPLLFLGMSDLIPGQPVQRAVEPRVLAWMQFVLATPVVLWGGAPFFARGWASVRNRHLNMFTLIALGTGAAYLFSLFATVAPELLPHAFIGHGGAAPVYYEAAATLITLVLLGQVLELRARRATSGALRALLSLAPAVARRIREDGREEDVPLEQVEVGDSLRVRPGEKVPVDGVVVEGEGAVDESMVTGESMPVEKAPGAGVTGGTLNGTGSLVMRAERVGRDTLLARIVQRVAEAQRSRAPIQKQVDQVAAVFVPTVIAASVVTFLVWAFVGPEPRLAYALVNAVAVLIIACPCALGLATPMSVVVGMGKGAGLGVLIRDAEALELLEKVDTLVVDKTGTLTEGKPRLVSVVAEGMDEARLLLLAASLERGSEHPLAAAVVSGAEARGVVPTAARDFRSVTGKGVTGRIGGSEVALGNVALLESLGMDVGGLRPRAEALRREGQTVMYVAVDGRPAGLLGVEDPIKASTAEALASLRHEGVRVVMLTGDSRTTAEAVARRLGLDAVVAEVLPEGKGDVVRRLRAEGHTVAMAGDGVNDAPALALADVGIAMGTGTDIAMESASVTLVKGDLRGISRARTLSRATLRNIRQNLFFAFIYNALGVPVAAGVLYLFLGLLLSPMLAAAAMSLSSVSVIGNALRLRKLRL, encoded by the coding sequence ATGGCTCACGAGCACATGCGGTCGTATGCGCCCCTGGCTGACCTTGGGCACGGCCTTCCTCCGGATAGCGAAGGGACGGCGTTGGACCCTGTCTGCGGGATGTCGGTCAACCCGAACGCGCCGAAGGGAGGGACCCACCTCCACGACGGGAAGACGTACTTCTTCTGCAACCCGAAGTGCCGGGAGCGTTTCGCCGCCGAGCCCCGGAAGTATCTCGAACCCAAGGCGGAGCAGGAGCGGGTGCCGTCTCCCCCGGGCACGAGGTGGAGCTGCCCGATGGACCCGGAGGTGCTCCAGGACCATCCGGGGGCATGCCCCCGGTGCGGCATGGCGCTCGAACCCCTCACGGTGCTGCCCGAGGAGCAGCCGGACCCCGAACAGCTGAGCATGACGCGGCGATTCTGGGCGGGGGTCGTGCTCACGCTGCCGCTGCTCTTCCTGGGCATGTCGGACCTGATTCCCGGCCAGCCCGTGCAGCGAGCGGTCGAGCCCCGGGTGCTGGCGTGGATGCAGTTCGTGCTGGCGACGCCGGTGGTGCTCTGGGGCGGAGCGCCCTTCTTCGCGCGTGGCTGGGCATCGGTGAGGAACCGGCACCTGAACATGTTCACCCTCATCGCGCTGGGCACGGGGGCGGCATACCTCTTCAGTCTCTTCGCCACGGTGGCGCCGGAGCTGCTGCCGCATGCGTTCATCGGCCATGGTGGCGCGGCGCCCGTGTATTACGAGGCGGCGGCGACCCTCATCACGCTCGTGCTGCTCGGGCAGGTGTTGGAGCTGCGGGCCCGCCGAGCCACCTCGGGGGCCCTGCGCGCCCTGCTGAGCCTCGCGCCCGCCGTGGCCCGGCGCATCCGCGAGGACGGCCGCGAGGAGGACGTGCCGCTCGAGCAGGTGGAGGTGGGGGACTCGCTGCGCGTGCGTCCCGGCGAGAAGGTCCCGGTGGATGGCGTGGTGGTGGAGGGAGAGGGCGCGGTGGACGAGTCCATGGTGACGGGCGAGTCCATGCCGGTGGAGAAGGCGCCGGGAGCGGGGGTGACGGGCGGCACCCTCAACGGCACGGGAAGCCTGGTGATGAGGGCCGAGCGGGTGGGGCGGGACACGCTGCTCGCGCGCATCGTCCAGCGGGTGGCCGAGGCCCAGCGTTCGCGCGCCCCCATCCAGAAGCAGGTGGACCAGGTGGCCGCGGTGTTCGTTCCGACGGTCATCGCGGCGTCGGTGGTGACGTTCCTGGTCTGGGCCTTCGTGGGCCCCGAGCCCCGGCTGGCGTACGCGCTGGTGAACGCGGTGGCGGTGCTGATCATCGCCTGTCCATGCGCGTTGGGGTTGGCCACGCCCATGTCCGTGGTGGTGGGCATGGGAAAGGGCGCCGGGCTGGGGGTGCTCATCCGCGACGCCGAGGCGCTGGAGTTGCTGGAGAAGGTGGACACGCTGGTGGTGGACAAGACGGGCACGCTCACCGAGGGCAAGCCCCGGTTGGTATCGGTGGTGGCCGAGGGCATGGACGAGGCGCGGCTGCTGCTCCTGGCGGCGAGCCTGGAGCGGGGCAGCGAGCACCCCCTGGCGGCGGCGGTGGTCTCGGGGGCGGAGGCGCGCGGGGTGGTGCCGACGGCGGCGAGGGATTTCCGCTCGGTGACGGGCAAGGGCGTGACGGGGCGGATTGGAGGCTCGGAGGTGGCGCTGGGCAACGTGGCGCTGCTGGAGTCGCTGGGCATGGACGTGGGCGGGCTGCGGCCTCGCGCGGAAGCGCTGCGGCGCGAGGGGCAGACGGTGATGTATGTGGCGGTGGATGGCAGACCCGCGGGGTTGCTCGGGGTGGAGGATCCCATCAAGGCCTCCACGGCCGAGGCGCTGGCCTCGCTGCGTCACGAGGGCGTGCGCGTGGTGATGCTCACGGGGGACAGCCGCACCACGGCCGAGGCGGTGGCGCGGCGGTTGGGCCTCGACGCGGTGGTGGCGGAGGTGCTGCCCGAGGGCAAGGGCGACGTGGTGAGACGGCTGCGGGCCGAGGGCCACACGGTGGCGATGGCGGGAGATGGGGTGAACGACGCTCCGGCGTTGGCGCTGGCGGATGTGGGCATCGCCATGGGGACGGGGACGGACATCGCCATGGAGAGCGCGTCGGTCACCCTGGTGAAGGGGGACCTGCGAGGGATTTCCCGGGCGCGCACGCTGAGTCGGGCCACGTTGCGCAACATCCGCCAGAACCTCTTCTTCGCCTTCATCTACAACGCGCTGGGCGTGCCGGTGGCCGCGGGCGTGCTGTACCTGTTCCTCGGGCTGTTGCTGAGCCCGATGCTCGCCGCGGCGGCGATGAGTCTGTCGTCGGTGTCGGTCATCGGCAACGCGCTGAGACTGCGGAAGCTGCGGCTGTAG
- a CDS encoding LOG family protein, with amino-acid sequence MTEIESLAAFEQHLTGGKSLSNVILQGLDLMEQGEVLLRADLSGSVFLGCLLDARILQEVIGRGAMVFPPFSGLPYSPYRGGLYTPEELYAGFDPAHPESYADTPDARIYAHWNSRGGPNPPSILETLAQRLHDHAISDALEEALIDQGQPRRVVAIMGGHSMLRGQADYRAVAELARALARLGFFLVSGGGPGAMEATHLGAWFAGRSDGELDAALEVLALAPGYKHREWLSRAFEVRATWPLRDEDRAISDSLGIPTWLYGHEPPNPFATRIAKYFANSVREEGLLTIAQGGVVYSPGSAGTVQEVFQDACQNHYNTVGVISPMIFLGREFWTKTRPVYPLLEHLAQGHDYSRYLLLTDSQEEIIQALVKFNQEREAQRVAG; translated from the coding sequence GTGACGGAGATAGAGAGCCTGGCGGCGTTCGAACAACACCTGACGGGTGGCAAAAGCCTCTCCAACGTCATCCTCCAGGGGTTGGACCTGATGGAGCAGGGGGAGGTGTTGCTGCGCGCGGACCTCTCGGGCTCCGTCTTCCTGGGCTGCCTGCTGGACGCCAGGATCTTGCAGGAGGTGATCGGGCGGGGCGCCATGGTGTTCCCGCCGTTCTCGGGGCTGCCCTACTCGCCCTACCGGGGGGGCCTCTACACGCCCGAGGAGCTATACGCGGGCTTCGACCCCGCGCATCCCGAGAGCTACGCGGACACCCCGGACGCCCGCATCTACGCGCACTGGAACTCGCGAGGAGGGCCCAATCCGCCGTCGATCCTCGAGACCCTGGCGCAGCGGCTCCATGACCACGCCATCAGCGACGCCCTGGAGGAAGCCCTCATCGACCAGGGCCAGCCACGCCGGGTGGTGGCCATCATGGGCGGCCACTCCATGCTCCGAGGACAGGCGGACTACCGCGCGGTGGCGGAGCTGGCCCGCGCCCTGGCGCGTCTGGGCTTCTTCCTGGTGAGCGGCGGAGGCCCCGGCGCCATGGAGGCCACGCACCTGGGCGCGTGGTTCGCCGGACGGAGCGACGGCGAGCTGGACGCGGCGCTCGAGGTGTTGGCGCTGGCGCCGGGCTACAAGCACCGCGAGTGGCTGTCCCGGGCCTTCGAGGTGCGCGCCACCTGGCCGCTACGGGACGAGGATCGAGCCATCAGCGACAGCCTGGGCATTCCGACCTGGCTCTACGGCCACGAGCCGCCCAACCCCTTCGCCACGCGCATCGCCAAGTACTTCGCCAACAGCGTGCGCGAGGAGGGCCTGCTCACCATCGCCCAGGGCGGGGTCGTCTACTCGCCGGGCAGCGCCGGCACCGTTCAGGAGGTGTTCCAGGACGCGTGCCAGAACCACTACAACACGGTGGGCGTCATCAGTCCGATGATCTTCCTGGGCCGCGAGTTCTGGACGAAAACGAGGCCCGTGTACCCGTTGCTGGAACACCTCGCCCAGGGGCACGACTACTCACGCTATCTGCTGCTCACGGACTCCCAGGAGGAGATCATCCAGGCGCTCGTGAAGTTCAACCAGGAGCGCGAGGCCCAGCGCGTCGCGGGTTGA
- a CDS encoding RNA polymerase sigma factor, with product MLSHRARFASFLASRVDSERVVEDLLQAAYVKAIEKGASLRDTERAVAWFYRLLRNAVTDHYRHRNAESRVLEREAREPVAVQPEPGAEPKVCACLHGVLPSLKPEYARMVRRVDLEEHPVSEVAREAGVTPNNAMVRLHRARQALKTRLQHTCGACAARGCLDCSCQSARS from the coding sequence TTGTTGAGCCATCGGGCGCGATTCGCCTCCTTCCTGGCGAGCCGGGTGGACAGCGAGAGGGTGGTGGAGGATTTGCTCCAGGCCGCGTACGTCAAGGCGATCGAGAAAGGCGCATCGCTGCGGGACACGGAACGCGCGGTGGCGTGGTTCTACCGTCTGCTGCGCAACGCCGTGACCGACCATTATCGGCACCGGAACGCGGAATCCCGGGTGCTCGAGCGTGAGGCCCGGGAGCCCGTCGCGGTACAGCCCGAGCCGGGAGCCGAACCGAAGGTTTGTGCGTGCCTGCACGGCGTGTTGCCCTCGCTCAAGCCCGAGTACGCACGGATGGTGCGGCGGGTGGACCTGGAGGAGCACCCGGTCTCCGAGGTGGCGCGAGAGGCGGGAGTCACCCCCAACAACGCCATGGTCCGCCTGCACCGGGCCCGTCAGGCACTCAAGACGCGGCTCCAGCACACGTGCGGCGCGTGTGCCGCACGCGGGTGTCTGGACTGCTCGTGCCAGAGCGCCCGATCTTGA
- a CDS encoding immunity 26/phosphotriesterase HocA family protein, protein MPRIYKPGSFLRIPLADGSFGYGRVLKLPHDAYYDYRTDTPDSDLERIASKPILFKIMVRHMEERAWEFIGWKKLEEQFSQPVVQFMQDIGNLRDCTIFDTVGNSRRAEPQECVGLERSAVWEEVGVEQRLLDSFMGRPNDDVERVKVRLK, encoded by the coding sequence ATGCCGCGAATCTACAAACCGGGCTCGTTCTTGAGAATCCCCCTTGCCGACGGCTCCTTCGGTTACGGCAGGGTGCTCAAACTGCCGCATGATGCCTATTACGATTACAGGACCGACACTCCAGATTCCGATCTGGAGCGGATTGCCTCCAAGCCTATCCTTTTCAAGATCATGGTTCGCCATATGGAGGAGAGGGCATGGGAGTTCATTGGGTGGAAAAAGCTGGAGGAGCAGTTTTCTCAACCGGTCGTCCAGTTCATGCAGGACATTGGGAACCTCCGCGACTGCACGATCTTCGACACCGTCGGCAATTCGAGGCGCGCGGAGCCCCAGGAGTGTGTGGGACTTGAGCGCTCGGCTGTCTGGGAAGAGGTGGGAGTCGAGCAACGCCTGCTCGACTCCTTCATGGGGCGGCCCAACGATGACGTGGAGCGCGTGAAGGTGCGCCTGAAATAG
- a CDS encoding choice-of-anchor A family protein, translating to MEHMKCGRGVLVDIPHKSATREVVSMERRKRRSFSVRGRQERLPGGRGRGHQRLRPEERLLHQRAGQLPRRHQHPGRVRPVRHLGQSFSGGINQKSVLFNFVDTTKIEATSYGFWGTILAPHADITFRWRG from the coding sequence ATGGAGCACATGAAGTGCGGGAGAGGCGTTTTAGTGGACATACCGCATAAGTCGGCTACACGAGAGGTAGTGTCCATGGAGAGAAGGAAGAGGCGGAGCTTCAGTGTGCGAGGGAGGCAAGAGCGTCTCCCAGGTGGCCGAGGACGTGGACACCAGCGTCTTCGGCCGGAAGAACGACTTCTCCATCAACGCGCCGGTCAACTCCCGCGTCGTCATCAACATCCGGGGCGCGTACGCCCGGTTCGCCACCTCGGCCAGTCATTCAGCGGTGGCATCAATCAGAAGAGCGTCCTCTTCAACTTCGTCGACACCACGAAGATCGAGGCCACCAGCTACGGCTTCTGGGGCACCATCCTCGCGCCTCACGCGGACATCACCTTCAGGTGGAGGGGTTGA
- a CDS encoding DUF4114 domain-containing protein produces the protein MLVSGTNDSGLLWTAPICLAEGSAPVSVTATNDLGLSATMGFGFSVTQNLSLNHQTSFLPADFETLQNVTLTPNSKIQTTPPAPPLSVERIVFTHDQPLSISLVGGTTTGSNTLGWLYYDDLVARGYIDTQGTPADSSDDTLRDANGNGIADLHEDLYNLAPPTGTAPLGQEAAFLPVSGTGTMPHALLSAPSTTPDRWFLGFEDLSGGEDRDFNDAVFMLRAPAQPGWVRSRTLTSPDPRCALSRVRPPRPSPSTPRWPPTAAPTPRPPGGS, from the coding sequence ATGCTGGTATCAGGAACGAACGACAGCGGCCTGCTGTGGACCGCGCCCATCTGTCTGGCGGAGGGGAGCGCCCCTGTCTCGGTGACCGCCACCAATGACCTTGGGCTGTCCGCCACGATGGGGTTCGGCTTCAGCGTGACGCAGAACCTGAGCCTCAATCACCAGACGTCCTTCCTCCCCGCGGACTTCGAGACGCTCCAGAACGTGACGCTCACGCCGAACTCGAAAATCCAGACCACCCCACCGGCGCCCCCTCTGTCCGTGGAACGCATCGTCTTCACCCACGACCAGCCGCTGAGCATCTCGCTCGTCGGAGGAACCACGACCGGGAGCAACACACTCGGCTGGCTGTATTACGACGATCTCGTCGCCCGCGGCTACATCGACACCCAGGGCACACCGGCGGACTCATCGGACGACACGCTGCGAGACGCCAATGGCAATGGCATCGCGGACCTGCACGAGGACCTCTACAACCTGGCGCCCCCCACCGGCACCGCTCCGCTCGGACAGGAAGCCGCCTTCCTGCCCGTGTCGGGCACGGGCACCATGCCACACGCCCTGTTGAGCGCCCCGAGCACCACGCCGGACCGGTGGTTCCTCGGCTTCGAGGACTTGAGTGGGGGCGAAGACCGGGACTTCAATGATGCCGTCTTCATGCTGCGCGCCCCCGCCCAGCCGGGGTGGGTGCGCTCGCGGACCCTGACGTCCCCCGACCCGCGTTGCGCGCTGTCGCGCGTGCGTCCGCCACGGCCTTCCCCATCGACTCCGCGGTGGCCACCGACTGCGGCACCAACCCCACGCCCACCTGGCGGAAGCTGA
- the rtcR gene encoding RNA repair transcriptional activator RtcR, translated as MAKTRARETVVIGMLGTTLDTGRTPKRWERWRPTVGLCQQEDLVVHRLELLHPPAQADLAQTVTADIAQVSPETRVRPTPVDIRNPWDLEEVYGALLDYAKAYPFQPEQEDYLVHITTGTHITQICLFLLVESRHIPARLVQTSPSHGGRDQGGPGVHALIDLDLSQYDTLASRFQQEQREGLSFLKAGIDTRNAAFNRLIERIEQVATSSRAPLLLMGPTGAGKSQLAKRIYQLKKTRRHVSGPFVDVNCATLRGDGAMSALFGHVKGAFTGAVADRPGLLRQAHGGLLFLDEIGELGADEQAMLLRALEDKRFLPVGSDKEVESDFQLLAGTNRDLLAEVEGGRFREDLLARINLWTFRLPPLRERPEDILPNLLYELDQASQALDTRVTMNKEAQEHFLRFATSPEARWSGNFRDLNAAVLRMATLAPGGRITREGVDEEWERLLAAWTPGTRRHPAEDVVTEVLGAERAEALDRFDRAQLAEVLTVCRQARSLSDAGRLLFAQSRAQKKSVNDADRLRKYLARFDLNWADLMRG; from the coding sequence ATGGCGAAGACACGGGCGCGCGAGACGGTGGTGATCGGGATGCTGGGCACCACCCTGGACACGGGGAGGACTCCGAAGCGGTGGGAGCGGTGGCGGCCCACCGTGGGACTGTGCCAGCAGGAGGATCTGGTGGTGCACCGCCTGGAACTGCTCCACCCCCCGGCGCAGGCGGACCTGGCCCAGACGGTGACGGCGGACATCGCCCAGGTGTCCCCGGAAACGCGCGTGCGCCCCACCCCCGTGGACATCCGCAACCCGTGGGACCTGGAGGAGGTCTACGGCGCGCTGCTCGACTACGCGAAGGCCTACCCCTTCCAGCCCGAGCAGGAGGACTACCTCGTCCACATCACCACCGGGACGCACATCACGCAGATCTGCCTCTTCCTCCTGGTGGAGAGCCGCCACATCCCCGCCCGGCTCGTGCAGACGTCGCCCTCGCATGGGGGAAGGGATCAGGGAGGCCCCGGCGTGCATGCCCTCATCGACCTGGACCTGTCCCAGTACGACACGCTGGCGAGCCGCTTCCAGCAGGAGCAGCGCGAGGGCCTGTCCTTCCTCAAGGCGGGCATCGACACGAGGAACGCGGCCTTCAACCGGCTCATCGAGCGGATCGAACAGGTGGCCACGAGCTCCCGCGCGCCCCTCCTCCTGATGGGGCCCACGGGGGCGGGCAAGTCCCAGCTCGCCAAGCGCATCTACCAGCTCAAGAAGACCCGGCGGCACGTGAGCGGCCCGTTCGTGGACGTCAACTGCGCCACCCTGCGTGGGGACGGGGCGATGTCCGCCCTCTTCGGCCACGTGAAGGGCGCGTTCACCGGTGCGGTGGCGGACCGGCCGGGGCTGCTGCGGCAGGCACACGGTGGATTGTTGTTCCTCGATGAGATCGGCGAGCTCGGCGCGGACGAGCAGGCCATGCTCCTCCGGGCGCTCGAGGACAAACGCTTCCTGCCCGTGGGCTCGGACAAGGAGGTGGAGAGCGACTTCCAGCTCCTCGCGGGCACCAACCGCGACCTGCTGGCCGAGGTGGAGGGCGGACGCTTCCGGGAGGATCTGCTCGCGCGCATCAACCTGTGGACCTTCCGCCTGCCGCCCCTGCGCGAGCGGCCCGAGGACATCCTCCCCAACCTGCTCTACGAGCTGGATCAGGCCTCGCAGGCACTGGACACGCGGGTGACGATGAACAAGGAGGCCCAGGAGCACTTCCTGCGCTTCGCCACCTCGCCCGAGGCGCGCTGGAGCGGCAACTTCCGGGACCTCAACGCGGCGGTGCTGCGCATGGCCACGCTCGCGCCGGGAGGACGCATCACCCGCGAGGGCGTGGACGAGGAGTGGGAGCGGCTGCTCGCCGCGTGGACGCCCGGCACGCGGCGCCACCCGGCGGAGGACGTGGTGACGGAGGTGCTGGGAGCCGAGCGGGCGGAAGCGCTCGATCGGTTCGACCGGGCGCAGCTCGCGGAAGTCCTCACCGTGTGCCGTCAGGCCCGCTCGCTCTCCGACGCGGGACGACTCCTGTTCGCCCAATCCCGGGCCCAGAAGAAGAGCGTCAATGACGCGGATCGGCTGCGCAAGTACCTCGCCCGGTTCGACTTGAATTGGGCCGACCTGATGAGGGGATGA
- a CDS encoding DMT family transporter, translated as MNVDSILFLVLGVIWGTNFLFMKEAVQVISPLQVAWLRASFGAVPILLFAFSRRSLAKADLRNAHHFAAMSILSIVVPYVSFVKGTQYLQSGAAGAISGIIPLMTAVAAALFLPKDRLSARKGLGLLLGLVGVAWVADVTRLFEASSSNALHGTLCMLLGSAGYASGMVYAYKFITPLKLSPIALAGYQTAGAALLLAFITPMKGVEAVASVPASLAALALGLGLLGTGIAFILYYRIIERLGAITASSVFYIPPVVALAVGALVGKEGLSLSQCLGTAVILLGVFLARNGAPA; from the coding sequence ATGAATGTCGACTCCATCCTCTTCTTGGTCCTGGGCGTGATCTGGGGAACGAACTTCCTCTTCATGAAGGAGGCCGTTCAGGTCATCTCGCCGCTGCAGGTGGCCTGGCTGCGCGCCTCGTTCGGGGCAGTCCCCATCCTGCTCTTCGCGTTCTCGCGCAGGAGCCTGGCGAAGGCCGACCTCCGCAACGCGCACCACTTCGCGGCAATGTCGATTCTCTCCATCGTTGTCCCGTACGTGAGCTTCGTGAAGGGCACGCAGTATCTGCAGTCGGGAGCGGCCGGCGCGATCAGCGGCATCATCCCCTTGATGACAGCGGTGGCCGCCGCGCTCTTTCTTCCGAAGGATCGATTGAGCGCGAGAAAAGGACTCGGATTGCTTCTCGGGCTCGTCGGCGTTGCCTGGGTCGCCGACGTGACCCGGCTCTTCGAGGCCTCATCGAGCAATGCCCTGCACGGCACCCTCTGCATGCTCTTGGGTTCGGCGGGATACGCGTCAGGGATGGTCTACGCCTACAAGTTCATCACGCCCTTGAAGCTCAGCCCCATCGCGCTTGCCGGGTATCAAACCGCCGGTGCGGCCTTGTTGCTCGCGTTCATCACCCCCATGAAGGGCGTCGAGGCGGTGGCGAGCGTGCCTGCATCCCTCGCCGCGCTCGCATTGGGGCTCGGACTGCTCGGCACGGGGATCGCGTTCATCCTCTACTACCGCATCATCGAGCGCCTGGGCGCGATCACCGCGTCGTCGGTCTTCTATATCCCGCCAGTGGTCGCCCTCGCCGTCGGCGCGCTTGTTGGCAAGGAGGGGCTTTCTCTCTCCCAGTGTCTGGGAACCGCGGTCATCTTGCTCGGCGTCTTTCTTGCCCGAAATGGAGCTCCGGCTTGA
- a CDS encoding glutathione S-transferase family protein, translating into MTTPSSLPKLVLCELGETDIPGLESYSPFCVKVHRALKYLGLPYERRHGMPGSFKKYYSTGQAPVLLIGDNEAVGDSTDILLRLQSLTGRTFHGTQDAKLAAEAVLWEEFADTSLVGFFISSRWADDRNWAGFRDRIFKPIPAPLRGLISGRMRKKIVSAVVARDVWRAGPEACWRRFQAQLDALEARAPEEGFWLGAFSIADLGLFAQLFSLRQDITPWQRDQISARSRLSRYLDRVDAATRGA; encoded by the coding sequence ATGACCACCCCCTCGTCCCTGCCCAAGCTCGTGCTGTGCGAGCTCGGAGAAACCGACATCCCTGGCCTGGAAAGCTACTCGCCGTTCTGCGTGAAGGTGCACCGCGCGCTGAAGTACCTGGGCCTGCCCTATGAGCGCCGCCACGGCATGCCCGGCAGCTTCAAGAAGTACTACTCCACCGGACAGGCGCCCGTGCTCCTCATCGGGGACAACGAAGCCGTGGGAGACTCCACCGACATCCTCTTGAGGCTCCAGTCCCTCACGGGGCGCACCTTCCACGGGACCCAGGACGCGAAGCTCGCCGCCGAGGCCGTCCTGTGGGAGGAATTCGCGGACACGTCGCTGGTGGGCTTCTTCATCTCCTCGCGCTGGGCCGACGATCGCAACTGGGCCGGGTTCCGCGACCGGATCTTCAAGCCCATTCCCGCGCCCCTGCGGGGCCTCATCTCCGGTCGGATGCGCAAGAAAATCGTGAGCGCCGTCGTGGCACGGGATGTCTGGCGCGCGGGCCCGGAGGCGTGTTGGCGGCGCTTCCAGGCCCAGCTCGACGCGCTGGAGGCCCGCGCCCCCGAGGAGGGCTTCTGGCTGGGCGCTTTCTCCATCGCCGACCTGGGCCTGTTCGCCCAGCTCTTCAGCCTGCGCCAGGACATCACGCCCTGGCAGCGCGATCAGATCTCCGCGCGCTCCCGGCTTTCCCGGTACCTGGACCGCGTGGACGCGGCCACCCGCGGCGCCTGA
- a CDS encoding MarR family winged helix-turn-helix transcriptional regulator: MKPKKKSPEASQPDLKPIQCVCTNLKMASRVVGRAYDLALEESGVNVIQYSILINVSRYQPISQMRLAEHLEMERTTLYRALDILEKKGLVASESNGEGVAKVVRLTARGTDVTSAAARKWNLMHEGFLSKFGPRRLKELNALLGEVRDHFKHVNPST; this comes from the coding sequence TTGAAACCAAAGAAGAAGAGTCCCGAGGCTTCGCAGCCAGATTTGAAGCCCATTCAGTGCGTGTGCACGAACTTGAAGATGGCTTCACGCGTTGTGGGCCGTGCGTATGACCTGGCGCTCGAGGAGAGCGGCGTGAACGTCATCCAGTACTCGATCTTGATCAACGTCTCGCGCTACCAGCCCATCTCCCAGATGCGGCTCGCCGAACATCTCGAGATGGAACGGACGACTTTGTACCGTGCGCTCGACATCCTCGAAAAGAAGGGCCTCGTGGCCTCTGAATCGAACGGCGAAGGCGTCGCGAAGGTGGTGCGGCTGACCGCTCGCGGGACAGACGTCACGTCCGCTGCTGCGCGAAAATGGAACTTGATGCACGAGGGGTTCCTGTCGAAGTTCGGCCCCCGGAGGCTCAAGGAGCTCAATGCGCTCCTCGGCGAAGTTCGAGACCACTTCAAGCACGTCAACCCCTCCACCTGA
- a CDS encoding RtcB family protein, producing the protein MKTQRDYEVLTNEAGGVPIKAWTVGVPFEDEAKKQLRAMATLPFVHKWVAAMPDVHRGFGATVGSVVATAGAVIPAAVGVDIGCGMIAVRTTLRAEQLPDSLAGVRSAIERTVPHGRTDNGGRNDKGAWREAPAAHQEAWARLKPGYDAILEKHPRLGRGPDLGHLGTLGTGNHFIEVCLDEAGHVWVMLHSGSRGVGNRIGSHFIELAKEEMSRFFIHLPERDLAYLPEGTVHFQDYLHAVSWAQDYAATNRELMMRSAVEALKASGELPEFSLTDAAVNCHHNYVSREHHYGKNVLVTRKGAVRAREGDLGIIPGSMGARSYIVRGKGNPESFHSCSHGAGRVMSREAAKRHFSLEDHARATAGIECRKDADVIDETPGAYKPIDAVMAAQAGLVDIVHTLRQVVCVKG; encoded by the coding sequence ATGAAGACCCAGCGCGATTACGAAGTCCTGACGAACGAGGCGGGTGGGGTGCCCATCAAGGCGTGGACGGTGGGGGTGCCGTTCGAGGACGAGGCCAAGAAGCAGCTCCGGGCCATGGCGACCCTGCCCTTCGTCCACAAGTGGGTGGCGGCGATGCCGGACGTGCACCGGGGCTTCGGTGCGACGGTGGGGAGCGTGGTGGCGACCGCGGGCGCGGTGATTCCCGCCGCGGTGGGCGTGGACATCGGCTGCGGGATGATCGCCGTGCGCACCACGCTGCGCGCGGAGCAGTTGCCGGACTCGCTCGCCGGGGTGCGCTCGGCCATCGAGCGCACGGTGCCTCATGGCCGGACGGATAACGGCGGCCGCAACGACAAGGGCGCCTGGCGCGAGGCCCCCGCTGCCCACCAGGAGGCCTGGGCCCGGCTGAAGCCCGGCTATGACGCCATCCTCGAGAAGCACCCGCGCCTGGGCCGTGGCCCGGACCTGGGTCACCTCGGGACGCTCGGGACGGGAAACCACTTCATCGAGGTGTGCCTGGATGAGGCCGGCCACGTGTGGGTGATGTTGCACAGTGGTTCGCGCGGTGTGGGCAACCGCATCGGAAGCCACTTCATCGAGCTGGCGAAGGAGGAGATGAGCCGCTTCTTCATCCACCTGCCGGAGCGGGATCTGGCGTACCTGCCCGAGGGGACGGTGCACTTCCAGGACTACCTGCACGCGGTGAGCTGGGCGCAGGACTACGCGGCCACCAATCGCGAGCTGATGATGCGCTCGGCGGTGGAGGCGTTGAAGGCGAGCGGGGAGCTGCCGGAGTTCTCGCTCACCGACGCGGCGGTGAACTGCCACCACAACTACGTGTCGCGCGAGCACCACTACGGAAAGAACGTGCTCGTGACGCGCAAGGGGGCGGTGCGGGCGCGGGAAGGGGACCTGGGAATCATCCCCGGCAGCATGGGGGCGCGCTCGTACATCGTGCGCGGAAAGGGAAACCCGGAGTCCTTCCATTCGTGCAGCCACGGCGCGGGCCGGGTGATGTCGCGCGAGGCCGCCAAGCGGCACTTCTCGCTGGAGGACCACGCCCGGGCGACGGCGGGCATCGAGTGCCGCAAGGACGCGGACGTCATCGACGAGACGCCCGGGGCCTACAAGCCCATCGATGCGGTGATGGCGGCGCAGGCGGGGCTGGTCGACATCGTTCATACCCTGCGCCAGGTGGTGTGCGTGAAGGGGTGA